A single Scleropages formosus chromosome 4, fSclFor1.1, whole genome shotgun sequence DNA region contains:
- the mlip gene encoding muscular LMNA-interacting protein isoform X11 → MTEDGFFKAEVVYIGDSDEGEAGGLWARQNVDDLSIQEETQAQFKIPADHITQSSPTTPPISLRTKTCFINMSPVPRPPALDIFSGSQSSAALSCRRVSPCGEVSSPSLSNRVCGEGERATPVLSPEVPSSEEGSPSLASSKESVLSKDWGRPESCSSTLQQFTSERSLVSPCPSVGSGVFSPTLLKVSRHSLASGSSLAQAIPSCFTSSDSLAPSPRPLSPSTGRPRRRPPPTRLSLLTAILRKGRLPLLSPSLQRPYSPCWPISPASLSSCKACSAASSLSSIASTLQGSSRPQSPSSAERPTKPPLTALEAFRPSCPPSHHTESTCPPHIQSTAPFAKLHQNKPVTAINHRVTSARSPPSSLDRTDPVKTTFSGLHNLPPPVPGPVRLPSFPRLSSPSPKSTSSGDRPRSFPLLTVTPAKEDKEAGPSIPVQNVSKESPPKEPSQSFRPTPPPRSSSLSPPLCLSTFTPRWSSPRPSSPSSVSDCLTPPAFSSSSPALWTRAPSPSLSLSSTASLSSEHRPSGRTVDREGKKRKPYKIKSSYKALAAIPTNTLLLEQQAIDESVENEELSQDNTDKKDILETHSEMCSPSQFRQQSEELYAAIDEVLENPMPMRRSQSAPIALMKCVDPEVSKQFRYFPKSAGRETKYATLHLQQTGGYERNLTKPGVIRPATVIPKLQIEEDAEEFHPNPFRQYLEEILEKKVKHEHQVPSLPIHEKEALHSQEVSSRQSEQPVKVSSSRGSPASRLPSQETLNQGGATAGPKITITKTDEGDAHSTKDEPLKHPHTLFHSTQLEAELQETHI, encoded by the exons ATGACTGAGGATGGTTTTTTCAAAGCCGAGGTTGTGTACATTGGGGACTCCGATGAGGGTGAGGCTGGAGGTCTGTGGGCCAGGCAGAATGTGGATGACCTCTCCATCCAAGAGGAGACTCAGGCCCAG TTCAAAATACCCGCTGATCACATAACCCAGAGTTCGCCCACAACTCCTCCCATTTCCCTTCGCACAAAGACCTGCTTTATTAACATGAGCCCCGTTCCCAGGCCGCCTGCCTTGGACATCTTCTCTGGCAGCCAGAGCTCCGCTGCACTCTCTTGCCGGCGAGTCTCTCCTTGCGGAGAAGTCTCCTCACCTTCCCTTTCAAACAGGGTTTGTGGGGAGGGCGAGAGAGCGACCCCCGTGTTGTCCCCAGAGGTGCCCAGCTCGGAGGAAGGATCTCCATCGCTGGCTTCTTCTAAAGAGTCGGTGCTCTCCAAGGACTGGGGGAGACCGGAAAGCTGTTCGTCCACCCTGCAGCAGTTTACCTCCGAGCGCTCGCTGGTGTCACCGTGCCCCTCTGTTGGGTCTGGAGTCTTTTCCCCGACCTTGTTGAAGGTCTCACGACACAGCTTGGCTTCAGGATCCAGCTTGGCACAGGCGATCCCCAGCTGCTTCACGTCCAGCGACAGCCTGGCGCCTTCACCTCGGCCGCTCTCCCCCTCGACGGGGCGGCCTCGGCGCCGACCGCCACCCACCCGGCTCTCCCTACTGACAGCCATCCTGAGGAAGGGTCGCCTCCCGCTTCTGTCGCCGTCCCTGCAGAGGCCCtactccccctgctggcccatCAGCCCCGCCAGCCTGTCATCCTGCAAAGCTTGCTCTGCGGCCTCCAGCCTGAGCTCCATTGCCAGCACTCTGCAGGGCTCCTCCAGGCCCCAGTCACCGAGCTCAGCAGAAAGGCCTACTAAACCTCCCCTTACTGCACTGGAGGCTTTCAGACCAAGCTGTCCACCATCTCATCACACAGAGTCCACCTGTCCTCCCCATATTCAGTCGACGGCCCCTTTCGCCAAACTTCACCAGAACAAACCTGTGACAGCAATCAACCACAGGGTTACCTCTGCGAGATCTCCACCTTCGTCCCTGGATCGCACCGATCCTGTAAAAACAACCTTCTCTGGGCTGCATAATCTTCCGCCTCCTGTCCCTGGCCCAGTGCGTCTTCCCTCCTTCCCGAGActctcctccccttcccctAAATCCACATCCTCCGGGGACCGCCCTCGATCTTTCCCACTACTCACAGTGACACCGGCGAAGGAAGACAAAGAAGCTGGACCTTCGATTCCAGTACAAAATGTTAGCAAAGAATCCCCACCGAAGGAGCCGTCCCAGTCGTTCAGGCCAACCCCACCTCCAAGATCGagctctctctcccctcccctttgCTTGTCCACCTTCACCCCACGCTGGTCCTCCCCAAGGCCAAGCTCCCCCTCCTCCGTGTCAGACTGCCtgacccctccagccttctcctcttcctccccggCCCTCTGGACCCGTGCACCATCCCCCTCGCTGTCTCTGTCCTCCACAGCTTCTTTGAGCTCTGAGCACAGACCATCAGGGCGCACCGTGGACAGGGagggtaaaaaaagaaag CCATACAAGATAAAGTCAAGCTACAAAGCGCTGGCGGCCATTCCCACAAATACACTTCTTTTGGAACAGCAG GCAATAGACGAAAGTGTTGAAAATGAGGAGCTATCACAGGACAATACAGACAAGAAAGACATTCTGGAGACCCATAGTGAG ATGTGCTCACCGTCCCAATTCAGGCAGCAGTCGGAAGAGTTGTACGCGGCAATCGATGAAGTCTTAGAAAACCCAATGCCAATG CGCCGATCGCAATCTGCACCAATAGCCCTAATGAAATGTGTTGACCCTGAAGTGTCAAAG cagttcagatATTTTCCAAAATCGGCAGGACGGGAAACAAAATAT GCAACTTTACACCTGCAACAAACTGGAGGGTATGAGAGAAATCTG ACCAAGCCGGGGGTCATTCGGCCTGCGACCGTTATTCCAAAATTACAAATAGAGGAGGATGCCGAAGAGTTTCATCCAAACCCTTTCAGACAATATTTGGaagaaattttggaaaaaaaggtaaaacatgaG CACCAGGTCCCCAGTCTGCCCATCCATGAAAAGGAAGCTCTGCACTCCCAGGAG GTTTCCAGCAGACAGTCGGAACAGCCAGTTAAAGTCTCGAGCAGCAGAGGGAGTCCGGCAAGCCGTTTACCCAGCCAGGAGACCCTGAACCAAGGAGGGGCCACAGCAGGACCTAAAATCACAATAACCAAAACTGATGAGGGTGATGCCCACTCTACAAAAGATGAACCCTTGaaacacccacacaccttatttcaTTCTACACAGTTGGAAGCAGAACTCCAAGAGACACACATTTAG
- the mlip gene encoding muscular LMNA-interacting protein isoform X10 codes for MAKDTRAALPGSDDQGLQKVPTEVSPARLLCFTFVPVVKQLPLKTQVNPRGDRGDPSSRPSKAVDPDVPRYPDINPNQAAGQKMTEDGFFKAEVVYIGDSDEGEAGGLWARQNVDDLSIQEETQAQFKIPADHITQSSPTTPPISLRTKTCFINMSPVPRPPALDIFSGSQSSAALSCRRVSPCGEVSSPSLSNRVCGEGERATPVLSPEVPSSEEGSPSLASSKESVLSKDWGRPESCSSTLQQFTSERSLVSPCPSVGSGVFSPTLLKVSRHSLASGSSLAQAIPSCFTSSDSLAPSPRPLSPSTGRPRRRPPPTRLSLLTAILRKGRLPLLSPSLQRPYSPCWPISPASLSSCKACSAASSLSSIASTLQGSSRPQSPSSAERPTKPPLTALEAFRPSCPPSHHTESTCPPHIQSTAPFAKLHQNKPVTAINHRVTSARSPPSSLDRTDPVKTTFSGLHNLPPPVPGPVRLPSFPRLSSPSPKSTSSGDRPRSFPLLTVTPAKEDKEAGPSIPVQNVSKESPPKEPSQSFRPTPPPRSSSLSPPLCLSTFTPRWSSPRPSSPSSVSDCLTPPAFSSSSPALWTRAPSPSLSLSSTASLSSEHRPSGRTVDREGKKRKPYKIKSSYKALAAIPTNTLLLEQQAIDESVENEELSQDNTDKKDILETHSEMCSPSQFRQQSEELYAAIDEVLENPMPMTKPGVIRPATVIPKLQIEEDAEEFHPNPFRQYLEEILEKKVKHEHQVPSLPIHEKEALHSQEVSSRQSEQPVKVSSSRGSPASRLPSQETLNQGGATAGPKITITKTDEGDAHSTKDEPLKHPHTLFHSTQLEAELQETHI; via the exons ATGGCGAAGGACACTCGTGCAGCTCTCCCGGGGAGCGATGACCAAGGCTTGCAGAAG GTTCCAACAGAAGTCTCCCCAGCCAGACTTCTGTGCTTTACGTTTGTGCCTGTCGTCAAACAGCTGCCCTTAAAGACTCAAGTTAACCCAAGAGGAGACCGCGGAGATCCTTCAAGCAGACCTAGCAAG GCGGTGGATCCTGACGTTCCCCGATATCCTGACATTAACCCCAATCAGGCAGCTGGACAGAAGATGACTGAGGATGGTTTTTTCAAAGCCGAGGTTGTGTACATTGGGGACTCCGATGAGGGTGAGGCTGGAGGTCTGTGGGCCAGGCAGAATGTGGATGACCTCTCCATCCAAGAGGAGACTCAGGCCCAG TTCAAAATACCCGCTGATCACATAACCCAGAGTTCGCCCACAACTCCTCCCATTTCCCTTCGCACAAAGACCTGCTTTATTAACATGAGCCCCGTTCCCAGGCCGCCTGCCTTGGACATCTTCTCTGGCAGCCAGAGCTCCGCTGCACTCTCTTGCCGGCGAGTCTCTCCTTGCGGAGAAGTCTCCTCACCTTCCCTTTCAAACAGGGTTTGTGGGGAGGGCGAGAGAGCGACCCCCGTGTTGTCCCCAGAGGTGCCCAGCTCGGAGGAAGGATCTCCATCGCTGGCTTCTTCTAAAGAGTCGGTGCTCTCCAAGGACTGGGGGAGACCGGAAAGCTGTTCGTCCACCCTGCAGCAGTTTACCTCCGAGCGCTCGCTGGTGTCACCGTGCCCCTCTGTTGGGTCTGGAGTCTTTTCCCCGACCTTGTTGAAGGTCTCACGACACAGCTTGGCTTCAGGATCCAGCTTGGCACAGGCGATCCCCAGCTGCTTCACGTCCAGCGACAGCCTGGCGCCTTCACCTCGGCCGCTCTCCCCCTCGACGGGGCGGCCTCGGCGCCGACCGCCACCCACCCGGCTCTCCCTACTGACAGCCATCCTGAGGAAGGGTCGCCTCCCGCTTCTGTCGCCGTCCCTGCAGAGGCCCtactccccctgctggcccatCAGCCCCGCCAGCCTGTCATCCTGCAAAGCTTGCTCTGCGGCCTCCAGCCTGAGCTCCATTGCCAGCACTCTGCAGGGCTCCTCCAGGCCCCAGTCACCGAGCTCAGCAGAAAGGCCTACTAAACCTCCCCTTACTGCACTGGAGGCTTTCAGACCAAGCTGTCCACCATCTCATCACACAGAGTCCACCTGTCCTCCCCATATTCAGTCGACGGCCCCTTTCGCCAAACTTCACCAGAACAAACCTGTGACAGCAATCAACCACAGGGTTACCTCTGCGAGATCTCCACCTTCGTCCCTGGATCGCACCGATCCTGTAAAAACAACCTTCTCTGGGCTGCATAATCTTCCGCCTCCTGTCCCTGGCCCAGTGCGTCTTCCCTCCTTCCCGAGActctcctccccttcccctAAATCCACATCCTCCGGGGACCGCCCTCGATCTTTCCCACTACTCACAGTGACACCGGCGAAGGAAGACAAAGAAGCTGGACCTTCGATTCCAGTACAAAATGTTAGCAAAGAATCCCCACCGAAGGAGCCGTCCCAGTCGTTCAGGCCAACCCCACCTCCAAGATCGagctctctctcccctcccctttgCTTGTCCACCTTCACCCCACGCTGGTCCTCCCCAAGGCCAAGCTCCCCCTCCTCCGTGTCAGACTGCCtgacccctccagccttctcctcttcctccccggCCCTCTGGACCCGTGCACCATCCCCCTCGCTGTCTCTGTCCTCCACAGCTTCTTTGAGCTCTGAGCACAGACCATCAGGGCGCACCGTGGACAGGGagggtaaaaaaagaaag CCATACAAGATAAAGTCAAGCTACAAAGCGCTGGCGGCCATTCCCACAAATACACTTCTTTTGGAACAGCAG GCAATAGACGAAAGTGTTGAAAATGAGGAGCTATCACAGGACAATACAGACAAGAAAGACATTCTGGAGACCCATAGTGAG ATGTGCTCACCGTCCCAATTCAGGCAGCAGTCGGAAGAGTTGTACGCGGCAATCGATGAAGTCTTAGAAAACCCAATGCCAATG ACCAAGCCGGGGGTCATTCGGCCTGCGACCGTTATTCCAAAATTACAAATAGAGGAGGATGCCGAAGAGTTTCATCCAAACCCTTTCAGACAATATTTGGaagaaattttggaaaaaaaggtaaaacatgaG CACCAGGTCCCCAGTCTGCCCATCCATGAAAAGGAAGCTCTGCACTCCCAGGAG GTTTCCAGCAGACAGTCGGAACAGCCAGTTAAAGTCTCGAGCAGCAGAGGGAGTCCGGCAAGCCGTTTACCCAGCCAGGAGACCCTGAACCAAGGAGGGGCCACAGCAGGACCTAAAATCACAATAACCAAAACTGATGAGGGTGATGCCCACTCTACAAAAGATGAACCCTTGaaacacccacacaccttatttcaTTCTACACAGTTGGAAGCAGAACTCCAAGAGACACACATTTAG
- the mlip gene encoding muscular LMNA-interacting protein isoform X1, which translates to MAKDTRAALPGSDDQGLQKVPTEVSPARLLCFTFVPVVKQLPLKTQVNPRGDRGDPSSRPSKAVDPDVPRYPDINPNQAAGQKMTEDGFFKAEVVYIGDSDEGEAGGLWARQNVDDLSIQEETQAQFKIPADHITQSSPTTPPISLRTKTCFINMSPVPRPPALDIFSGSQSSAALSCRRVSPCGEVSSPSLSNRVCGEGERATPVLSPEVPSSEEGSPSLASSKESVLSKDWGRPESCSSTLQQFTSERSLVSPCPSVGSGVFSPTLLKVSRHSLASGSSLAQAIPSCFTSSDSLAPSPRPLSPSTGRPRRRPPPTRLSLLTAILRKGRLPLLSPSLQRPYSPCWPISPASLSSCKACSAASSLSSIASTLQGSSRPQSPSSAERPTKPPLTALEAFRPSCPPSHHTESTCPPHIQSTAPFAKLHQNKPVTAINHRVTSARSPPSSLDRTDPVKTTFSGLHNLPPPVPGPVRLPSFPRLSSPSPKSTSSGDRPRSFPLLTVTPAKEDKEAGPSIPVQNVSKESPPKEPSQSFRPTPPPRSSSLSPPLCLSTFTPRWSSPRPSSPSSVSDCLTPPAFSSSSPALWTRAPSPSLSLSSTASLSSEHRPSGRTVDREGKKRKPYKIKSSYKALAAIPTNTLLLEQQAIDESVENEELSQDNTDKKDILETHSEMCSPSQFRQQSEELYAAIDEVLENPMPMRRSQSAPIALMKCVDPEVSKQFRYFPKSAGRETKYATLHLQQTGGYERNLTKPGVIRPATVIPKLQIEEDAEEFHPNPFRQYLEEILEKKVKHEHQVPSLPIHEKEALHSQEVSSRQSEQPVKVSSSRGSPASRLPSQETLNQGGATAGPKITITKTDEGDAHSTKDEPLKHPHTLFHSTQLEAELQETHI; encoded by the exons ATGGCGAAGGACACTCGTGCAGCTCTCCCGGGGAGCGATGACCAAGGCTTGCAGAAG GTTCCAACAGAAGTCTCCCCAGCCAGACTTCTGTGCTTTACGTTTGTGCCTGTCGTCAAACAGCTGCCCTTAAAGACTCAAGTTAACCCAAGAGGAGACCGCGGAGATCCTTCAAGCAGACCTAGCAAG GCGGTGGATCCTGACGTTCCCCGATATCCTGACATTAACCCCAATCAGGCAGCTGGACAGAAGATGACTGAGGATGGTTTTTTCAAAGCCGAGGTTGTGTACATTGGGGACTCCGATGAGGGTGAGGCTGGAGGTCTGTGGGCCAGGCAGAATGTGGATGACCTCTCCATCCAAGAGGAGACTCAGGCCCAG TTCAAAATACCCGCTGATCACATAACCCAGAGTTCGCCCACAACTCCTCCCATTTCCCTTCGCACAAAGACCTGCTTTATTAACATGAGCCCCGTTCCCAGGCCGCCTGCCTTGGACATCTTCTCTGGCAGCCAGAGCTCCGCTGCACTCTCTTGCCGGCGAGTCTCTCCTTGCGGAGAAGTCTCCTCACCTTCCCTTTCAAACAGGGTTTGTGGGGAGGGCGAGAGAGCGACCCCCGTGTTGTCCCCAGAGGTGCCCAGCTCGGAGGAAGGATCTCCATCGCTGGCTTCTTCTAAAGAGTCGGTGCTCTCCAAGGACTGGGGGAGACCGGAAAGCTGTTCGTCCACCCTGCAGCAGTTTACCTCCGAGCGCTCGCTGGTGTCACCGTGCCCCTCTGTTGGGTCTGGAGTCTTTTCCCCGACCTTGTTGAAGGTCTCACGACACAGCTTGGCTTCAGGATCCAGCTTGGCACAGGCGATCCCCAGCTGCTTCACGTCCAGCGACAGCCTGGCGCCTTCACCTCGGCCGCTCTCCCCCTCGACGGGGCGGCCTCGGCGCCGACCGCCACCCACCCGGCTCTCCCTACTGACAGCCATCCTGAGGAAGGGTCGCCTCCCGCTTCTGTCGCCGTCCCTGCAGAGGCCCtactccccctgctggcccatCAGCCCCGCCAGCCTGTCATCCTGCAAAGCTTGCTCTGCGGCCTCCAGCCTGAGCTCCATTGCCAGCACTCTGCAGGGCTCCTCCAGGCCCCAGTCACCGAGCTCAGCAGAAAGGCCTACTAAACCTCCCCTTACTGCACTGGAGGCTTTCAGACCAAGCTGTCCACCATCTCATCACACAGAGTCCACCTGTCCTCCCCATATTCAGTCGACGGCCCCTTTCGCCAAACTTCACCAGAACAAACCTGTGACAGCAATCAACCACAGGGTTACCTCTGCGAGATCTCCACCTTCGTCCCTGGATCGCACCGATCCTGTAAAAACAACCTTCTCTGGGCTGCATAATCTTCCGCCTCCTGTCCCTGGCCCAGTGCGTCTTCCCTCCTTCCCGAGActctcctccccttcccctAAATCCACATCCTCCGGGGACCGCCCTCGATCTTTCCCACTACTCACAGTGACACCGGCGAAGGAAGACAAAGAAGCTGGACCTTCGATTCCAGTACAAAATGTTAGCAAAGAATCCCCACCGAAGGAGCCGTCCCAGTCGTTCAGGCCAACCCCACCTCCAAGATCGagctctctctcccctcccctttgCTTGTCCACCTTCACCCCACGCTGGTCCTCCCCAAGGCCAAGCTCCCCCTCCTCCGTGTCAGACTGCCtgacccctccagccttctcctcttcctccccggCCCTCTGGACCCGTGCACCATCCCCCTCGCTGTCTCTGTCCTCCACAGCTTCTTTGAGCTCTGAGCACAGACCATCAGGGCGCACCGTGGACAGGGagggtaaaaaaagaaag CCATACAAGATAAAGTCAAGCTACAAAGCGCTGGCGGCCATTCCCACAAATACACTTCTTTTGGAACAGCAG GCAATAGACGAAAGTGTTGAAAATGAGGAGCTATCACAGGACAATACAGACAAGAAAGACATTCTGGAGACCCATAGTGAG ATGTGCTCACCGTCCCAATTCAGGCAGCAGTCGGAAGAGTTGTACGCGGCAATCGATGAAGTCTTAGAAAACCCAATGCCAATG CGCCGATCGCAATCTGCACCAATAGCCCTAATGAAATGTGTTGACCCTGAAGTGTCAAAG cagttcagatATTTTCCAAAATCGGCAGGACGGGAAACAAAATAT GCAACTTTACACCTGCAACAAACTGGAGGGTATGAGAGAAATCTG ACCAAGCCGGGGGTCATTCGGCCTGCGACCGTTATTCCAAAATTACAAATAGAGGAGGATGCCGAAGAGTTTCATCCAAACCCTTTCAGACAATATTTGGaagaaattttggaaaaaaaggtaaaacatgaG CACCAGGTCCCCAGTCTGCCCATCCATGAAAAGGAAGCTCTGCACTCCCAGGAG GTTTCCAGCAGACAGTCGGAACAGCCAGTTAAAGTCTCGAGCAGCAGAGGGAGTCCGGCAAGCCGTTTACCCAGCCAGGAGACCCTGAACCAAGGAGGGGCCACAGCAGGACCTAAAATCACAATAACCAAAACTGATGAGGGTGATGCCCACTCTACAAAAGATGAACCCTTGaaacacccacacaccttatttcaTTCTACACAGTTGGAAGCAGAACTCCAAGAGACACACATTTAG